The following coding sequences lie in one Pseudostreptobacillus hongkongensis genomic window:
- the pip gene encoding prolyl aminopeptidase, whose protein sequence is MISEVRGLELIKPLELYQDNYNEKGYYIKNGIHDIYYEVSGNENGIPVVFVHGGPGSPMGDKAKRFFNKEKYRIIVIDQRGCGKSKPFSELEDNTTFDLIDDMEKIREKLNIEKWLIFGGSWGSTLSLVYAINHPERVLKIVLRGIFLARDEDVKWLYQDGASNFYPEEFEKFIEPLNLDERKDIVKSYYKYLKQPVEISKKYAKVWSDWECSCIKLYKIENEEEISETDISMAKMECHYFNNNSFLPTPNYILDNTDKIKDLEIDIVHGRYDVDCRLIGAYELYKHLNNANLYIIQDAGHSSLEPGSRHKLMEIMEEYSER, encoded by the coding sequence ATGATTAGTGAAGTAAGAGGATTAGAATTAATAAAACCTTTAGAACTATACCAAGATAATTACAATGAAAAAGGTTACTATATTAAAAATGGTATACATGATATTTATTATGAAGTTAGTGGTAATGAAAATGGAATACCTGTAGTTTTTGTTCACGGAGGGCCGGGTTCTCCTATGGGAGATAAGGCTAAAAGATTCTTTAATAAAGAAAAGTATAGAATAATAGTTATAGATCAAAGAGGATGTGGTAAAAGTAAACCTTTTTCTGAATTAGAAGATAACACAACTTTTGATTTAATAGATGATATGGAAAAAATTAGAGAAAAATTAAATATAGAAAAATGGCTTATATTTGGAGGTTCTTGGGGATCAACACTTTCTTTAGTCTATGCTATCAATCATCCTGAAAGAGTATTAAAAATAGTTTTAAGAGGAATATTTTTAGCAAGAGATGAAGATGTTAAATGGCTATATCAAGATGGAGCTTCTAATTTTTATCCTGAAGAGTTTGAAAAATTTATAGAACCTTTAAATCTTGATGAAAGAAAAGATATAGTTAAGTCGTATTATAAATATCTAAAACAACCAGTAGAAATATCTAAAAAATATGCTAAGGTATGGTCTGATTGGGAATGTAGTTGTATCAAACTATATAAAATAGAAAATGAAGAAGAAATTAGTGAAACAGATATATCTATGGCAAAAATGGAATGCCACTATTTTAATAATAATTCATTTTTACCAACACCAAACTATATTTTAGATAATACAGATAAGATTAAAGATTTAGAAATAGATATAGTTCATGGTAGATACGATGTAGATTGTAGATTAATAGGAGCTTATGAGTTATATAAACATTTAAATAATGCAAATCTTTATATAATTCAAGATGCGGGACATTCAAGTCTTGAACCAGGAAGTAGACATAAATTAATGGAAATAATGGAGGAATATAGTGAAAGATAA